The Silene latifolia isolate original U9 population chromosome 4, ASM4854445v1, whole genome shotgun sequence region tcccccaaaaaggattcacccggcccctctagagtgtcttttggtcttgttgacgttcgaatgagtagcaaggaaaaggttttagggtttgattaggcggatccgctgtagcggtccgcctaatccaaccctaaaccctttcccgtcccgttttaggatacccggccccctaagttaaatcccgtccccaaaaaggattcacctgacccttctagggtgtcttttggtctagCTGCCATTTGAATGAGTAGCAAggaaaaggatttagggttggattaggcgtatcCGCGgcagaggtccgcctaatccaaccctaaaccctttcccgtcccatttgaggatacccggccccctagtttaaatctgttcccccaaaaagggttcacccggccccCCATAGGGTATCTTTTGGTCTTGCTACCATTCGAATGAgtaggaagggaaagggtttagggttggattaggcggatccgcggtaacggtccgtctaatccaaccctaaaccctttcccgtccggtttTAAGATACCTGGCCCCTAGTTTAAATcgcgtcccccaaaaagggttcacccggcccctctTGGTGTCTTTTGTTCTTGCTGCCATTCGAATAAGtagcaagggaatgggtttagggttggactaCGTGGatccgcggcagcggtccgcttaatccaaccctaagccctttctcatcccgtttttggatacccggccccctagtttAAATCTTGTCCCTCCAANNNNNNNNNNNNNNNNNNNNNNNNNNNNNNNNNNNNNNNNNNNNNNNNNNNNNNNNNNNNNNNNNNNNNNNNNNNNNNNNNNNNNNNNNNNNNNNNNNNNNNNNNNNNNNNNNNNNNNNNNNNNNNNNNNNNNNNNNNNNNNNNNNNNNNNNNNNNNNNNNNNNNNNNNNNNNNNNNNNNNNNNNNNNNNNNNNNNNNNNNNNNNNNNNNNNNNNNNNNNNNNNNNNNNNNNNNNNNNNNNNNNNNNNNNNNNNNNNNNNNNNNNNNNNNNNNNNNNNNNNNNNNNNNNNNNNNNNNNNNNNNNNNNNNNNNNNNNNNNNNNNNNNNNNNNNNNNNNNNNNNNNNNNNNNNNNNNNNNNNNNNNNNNNNNNNNNNNNNNNNNNNNNNNNNNNNNNNNNNNNNNNNNNNNNNNNNNNNNNNNNNNNNNNNNNNNNNNNNNNNNNNNNNNNNNNNNNNNNNNNNNNNNNNNNNNNNNNNNNNNNNNNNNNNNNNNNNNNNCATTATTGTGATAAGAGTGCAGATACTAAAACTGTTGAAGTTGAGGAAGAGGATGTTATAGATGAAATACGATTTTGGAGGAACACTCTTATGGGGAATTTTCTGGGTTCTAAGCCAAAAATACAATAGGTTGATGAGTTTGTGGTGAAAAATTAGACTAATGTGGCCCGTCCTGTAGTACAGTACTATAAGAAGGGTTGGTATAGCTTTCGCTTCTTCTCTGAAGAGGATATGAATGAGGTGTTGAAAGGGGGGCCATGGACAATGGTAATCTAATTCTTAAGCAATGGTCACCAAATTTCTCAAGGGAGATGGATTCTGTTTCTATTGTTCCAGTATGGGTCTTATTTCCTGATTTATATCCATTTATATGGTCTGAAAAGGTTCTAAGCAAGAAGGCGAGCACTGTAGGGAAGCCCCTCTTTCCTGATCTACCAACTACATACAAATCAAAGTTATTATTTGCTAGGGTTATGGTGGAAGTGGATGTTGCAGGAGAATTGCCAGCACTAATCAGATTGACATCTCCTTATCATGGTGAAACAACACAAAGAGTTATCTACGAATGGCTACTGTACTATTGTCATTGTTGTAGAAAGTTGGGGCATACAAAAGAGCATTGTAAATTCACAAAAATCAACAAGCAATTAgaggaaaaaaagaaagaaaaggtggTTGTGCAAGAGTTTCAACCAGTTGCACAAAGGGCAACTCAGCAAACTCATGGACCAGATGCACTTAGCTCAGAATGCCAGATGCTAGGCCATATACCTCCTAATTCAGTGGATGCACCTTCTGCTGTGAAGGAGGTGATGAGCTCAGAATGCCTTGGGCTAGGCTCCTCACCTGCTGTCCTAGGGAAGAGTTCTCCATCTGATGAAAAAGAGGTGGGTTCAGGATGCACTGTGCTAGGCAATCACTGCTCTGTTTCTACGGGGATGCATGAGAAAGGGGAAAAAGGACTTAATACTACAGAATATGGAATATCACTGACAAATAGTTTCTCACTTCTGCAGAACGAGGGGCCAATAATAGATAGTAATATATTGGGGGTTACTGTGGCTGAGGAACCACCTGATCCAGGAACATGATTATATCTTCTTGGAATATTAGGGGGTTTAATGACCCAATAAAACAACTGGAAGTTAGGGGGTTATCTTTTTCAGAATAAAATAGAAGTGATGGGGCTTCTGGAAACTAGGGTTAGTTTGAATAATTCAGCTGATATTATTAGGAAGTTTTCTAATTACTATGTTCTGAATAATTATTCCCACCATTATAATGGTAGGATATGGTTTTTTTTGGATACTAGGAGAGTTACAGTAATCTCATCTCAGGTTCATGATCAGTTCATTCACCTAGAGATTTTGCACAATGTTACAAATAAAACGGTTTTCATAACTTTCTTTTATGGAAGTAAATGATGCTGGTCACATAGAGATTATGGGATGAACTAAGGGGTTTGGCTGGGAAGGTTATAAACTGGATCATACTGGGAGATTTCAACATTGTTAGGGCTATGGAGGAAAGAATATGACCTAACCCTCCATCTGAGATGCTTGCATTTAATCAATGTTTACTGGATTGTACTCTGGAAGACATGCATAACTTTGGCTGTGAGCACACTTAGACTAATAAAAGGGGTGTTGCAGCTCATGTTTGGTCCAGACTGGATAGGGTACTTAGTAATCCTTCTTGGTTGGTTGAGTATCCTAATACTCAGGTTAATGTTCTGCCTTCAAGGATTTCAGACCATTCACCTTTACTGGTAGTTGTGCAGGAAAGTTATAAACCAAGGACACAATTCAGTTATCTTAATTGTTGGGTGGAACACAAGGAGTATGATGGAGTGGTGTTGCAGGCATGGGGACTACCTGTGAGAGGTAGTGTCATGTTTAGATTCTTTACAAGACTGAAAAATGTTAGGCAAAGTCTTATTCAGCTCCATAAAACCAACTTCTCAGGGATATCAAAAAAGGTTCAGGAGGCAAAAAAGGACTTGGAAAAATGTCAGCTTCAACTCCAATTGAGGCCATTGGATCCAATACTTTTTGAACAGGAACAACAGGTGCTTAAAAGATATTTGACATTTAAAAAGACTGAGAGAAGTTCACTGACACAAAGAGCAAAGATCCAGAGTATAAAGTATAATGATGCCCCAACTAGCTattatttctccaagatagctgcTAGGAAGCATCAAAGTATTATAGGGAGGATAAAGGATAGACAAGGCATTGAGAAGTTTGGAACTCAGGAAGTAAATCATGCTTTTATTGAATACTACAGATGGCTTTTGGGTCAAAAAGTGGATGTTAACTGTGCTCATATGATTGAGTTGAAGGGAGCTAAGATTCTTACTTCTGATTGGGAAGGGTTATGCAAGGAGGTTACTGAGACAGAAATTCAGAGTGATGTGTTCTCTATTGATTCTAATAAAAGTCCAGGGAAGATGGATTTTCTTCTCACTTCTTTAAGAAATCATGGGGGGTAATCAGGGAGGATTTTTGCAAAGCAATTCAGTCTTTTTTCAGAACTAGTAAAATGCCAAAGCAAGCTAACACTACATTACTTGCTTTAATTCCAAAAAAGGTTGTGGTTGCTACAGTGATAGATTATAGACCTATTGCTTGCTGCACAGTGTTCTATAAAACTGTTAGCAAGATATTATGTGCTAGATTGAAACCTTTCTTGCCAAGCATTGTGGGGAAAGAACATGGAGCATTTGTTAAAGGAAGGAATATTTTTGAAAACATCATGCTTACTCAATCCTTGATCAAAGGATATGGGCAACAGGGAGTCTCCCCTAGATGCTTAATAAAAGTGGATATAAAGAAAGCTTTTGATTCTCTTCAGTGGGAGTTCATAGATAAGATGTTGCAGTATTATAATTTCCCGCCTCAATTCAAGAACTGGATCTTAGGTAGTATTACATCTACTTGGTTCAAGTCTGAAAATTAATGGTGATAGAGTAGGGTTTTTTAACAGAGAGAGTGGTCTGAGGCAGGGGGATCCCCTCTCAccatttctctttgttatgagcATGGAGATCCTCTCACGTATTCTCAGGGATATTCATCAACAGCATCAAGTTTCTTATCATCCAAAATGTGGGCAAGTAAGATTAAATCACTTAATCTTTGCAGATGATTTAATGCTCTTTGTAAGAGGTGACATTCCATCTGTTATTGCTGTTACTCAAGCTTTGAATTCATTTGCAAAGATGTCTGGATTGTATGCTAATCCTGAAAAGACAAATATATATATGGGAGGTATAAGGGATAATATTAAGCAGGGTATTCTTCAGGAAACAGGCTATGTGGAGGGAGAGTTCCCATTTCGATATTTGGTTGTGCCTTTAAATGATGGGAAACTAAACAAGGGCATGTTTGCTGATCTTATCAACAAAGTTCAGAAAGCATTACACCATTGGTCTACTTATAAGCTTTCATATACAGGGAAGATTAGTCTCTTGAACTCAGTCATATTTGGCATGGAGCAATATTGGTGTTCCACTTTGTTGATACCCAAAGGTGTGATCAAACTCATTACCAAATTCTGTAGGCAATTCTTATGAAACTCTGAACAAGGGCATAGGAAATTGATCATGAAAAGTTGGCTTTCTTGCTGTACACCATATCAGGAAGGGGTTTTTAATATCAAATAAGTGTTGGCTTGGAACAAATGCATACTAGGGAAATGGATTTGGGAGATAGACAAGATTCAGGTAGCATTTGGTCAGATTGGAATctgaaatacaacattaaaactgGAAGTATATGGACTGCAACTTCAAAGGCCACTCACTCTGAAAGTTGGCGCAGTATTCTGAAGGTTAGGGATGAATTGCTGACATGTGCAGGTGACATTCATACTGCTAAAACTTTCATGAGCAGTTGTGTTCAACAGGGGAAATTACAGCTCCACTTGGTTTATGACAAATTCGGAAATCAAGGGCATTCTGTTAGCTGGGCCAAGACAGTATGGCAGCGTGCAGTGATGCCAAAGCACAGTGTATTCATAATATTGGCAATGCAAAAGAAGCTGGCAACAATCGATCAATTATGCTATAGAGGGATACATATGGTTAATCATTGTGTACTATGCAAGAGTGCCAATTAGGATCATAAACGCTTGTTCTTTAAATGTTGTTTCTCTGAGGAAGTATGGAAAGGAATTCTCTCATGGATGAAGATTTAAGGGCGTACTAAGAACCTCAGTAAGGAGGTGCGTTGGAGTGCAAATAGACGCACTTGTCGACATTGAAAAACCAAATGGTTCTTAAGTTGCCTAGGGGCTGTGGTTTACAGTATTTGGGAGGAAAGAAATATTCGGATTTTCAGAGGATTGGAGCATTGCGTTGACTATATTATTAAAAGAGTCCAATATATTGTTAGTGTACGATTATTGTATGTATCTCAATCAAATAGTGAGGATGAAATTGTAGGGTCTTTAACTAGTTGAGTCGATCATATTGGTTAACTTTTGTAAGATTGCCTTTCTATTCCCCCCTTAGAGGATGAATATATGGCttgcttttcttgcaaaaaaaaaaaaaaaaaaattataagtaCAGTTCCACTTCTATAAGTTCAtctcatataagttcagttcaactcttATAAGTTAAATTCagcttctataagttcagttcagttcagctcttataacttcagttcagttcagctcctataagttcggttcagctcctataagttcagttcagttcagttcagctcctataagttcagttccgTTCAGTTCAGCAACttgaagtccaaaagaacagggccttagtcttTGATTATTGGCCACAAtcctagattaaatttgttaattctttctaaaagtcgagaggcacggaattgaattagactaagcatgttttagtagaccgatcTAGTAATAACGAGAGCTCGCTagaacccgttctatggttgacaataaggccgagaggtggttgtcattagACCTAAACAATTATCGTTATTAAGAATTCCTAGTtcgacatgagcatttacatatttgcatgtgtgacccgattcccctagactcttttatcgttattgtttttaatttattttatcacAAGTTTACTAACCAAACCAAACAATCATACGATTACCGACACTTATAGAATTCACTCCATGACAACTTGTTTatcaactcccgtctccttgtgttcggcccctattactacattcatttgttattagggtatttatttttgttaggtgtgcgatagcctatcatgCTCGATGTGGGACTGAACCAGTTCTTTTAtaactccctatttataaatccaAGATTAATTCGCTTCTCAAAGGGGTGAAGGGGACTTGATGCATACACCAACACCATCTGTTAAACCAAACTTATATTTGCTTCTCACGAACGACATACCCGCAAACTTAGACGTGTAAAAAAATGTCAATAATGCTCAAAATAACCATGATCTATGATTTTCTATAGATCACCGGCCGTCAAAACACCAAGAAGCAAAATAGGAAGCCAAAACAAAAGTACACTACATTTGCTCCACATGTCCATACTAAAAAACAAAGTAGATTTTCTGGATACTAGACAATCCGTAGTCACTATATTTTCACCAAACCCGCACTTGGTGTCTAAGTGAATCCCAAATATACGTGATAGCGTGCAAATCATGTATACCAAGTCAATCACCCTTTTATCATGGTGGCAAACTCGAAATTTAGAGAACACTGATACCTCACCTCATGAATAATCAAAGTAAACACAGGGAAAACGAAGGaaacaagcaaaagaaataaTTAGTCATTTAATAACGTATTCAAATTGCCATGTTGTGAAAATGCCAATTTTAGGAGTTAATTTTGTGCTTAGGGTCCTAACCAAGTTATCCATGGGAACGTACTGGTGGAACTACGTCCTCATAAGGGATACTTAACACCTATGGATTTTAGGAGTTAATCTTCCTCATGCTGCTAACGTGGATGTTTTTCTAGTTTTAAACTATGACTAAAAGGTTTAAAAAAGTTTTAATGAAGACATGGAGTTTGAAGTGAAAGACGTGTATTGTTTAGTGGGTCATGACTCATGAGTGTTATACAAGTGTGAGAATTGGGCAACTGTATTACAAAGTCTAAACTGAATAGTTTTCGAGGGTGTTTAGTTAGGACTTGACCAACGATCACCAAAATATTTTGTGCCTTAAATAAAATGTTTTCGATAATTCTAGAACTGATCCaaattactactccctccataccagaccaatggtaacatggtaAAAGATGGGGTTTTTAAGAAAAAAGGGCAAAAGCAGGGGTAAAGCGggaaaaaaataggtggggtatgtaattgtgggttgataggtgtggtatgtaattgtgggtttaatatTCGGTTCACGAACTAAGAGGATTTGATTTGGTCAACTTTTGACAATTATATAAGGGAGGAATATTATTGTTGCTGGAGTCACGAAAAATACACTTTGAATTTTGAGAGCATTAGTTTGATTTCCGTCAAAACCGTGGACTTCAAGTTTTATTTTTGCAAATCGTTTTCAAACATTAATTTTGTGTTTGCAAAATTCTTTTTAAGTCGTGTTTTAAGATCGTTCTTGAGTACACAAGTTCTTATTTTCATAAGGATATTTTGTTCTCCATCGTTCCaattgttgaaccatataaggagacaaaTTGTGTTGTAATCTTGTTTTTGTGAGAGAGTGCTTTTGGGGTACGGGTTGTACTCAAGTCGTACGATCGGGGTTGATCGTGGGGGTTTTCTTTGTAATCGAGTTTTGTTATATAGAAAATCTtaataagagagagggtggaGGTAGACCTTTATAGAGTCGGTCAAACCACGTTAAAAATCTTGTGTCTCGTGCCCtttctctttatttgttttatttctcGCTTAATTGTAGAGTTCTTGTTTCACGCATACGACCAAAACAGTACAACACAATTCGAATTGTTTGAACAGTTACCGAGACTGTTCAATTCGCCTGCGTACTGTTTCAGTATCCAACGAAAACACTATTTTCGATTTAAAAGTTTACAAACTTTaaaaagggtacttaattcacccctccccctcttaagtaccggatcGATACTCAACATGTAATTATTTTGCAGTCAATATATTTcgttttcgttttattttgttatggcCAACAAttataatgtaacacccccatacaccaagatgtcttaccaaggaccacctcagtgtataaaggtgctaccatctcggttgtccgaggtaatagatcaaataaacaatagtagAACATATATTAAATAGCTTTATACTTTACATCGTAGATTAGCGTGATGAAGATACAACATAGACAACTACAAGAACTATTAAACGTGAGTGACGGCGACATCTAgttcggtagcgtgatgactcgattccctttCATTCCTCGCAAGCATCAGGACTAGCTGTACCtactaagccaactgctcactatccccgaatggatcaccatagttttgaaaacacaacacggggtcagttctctggacaatcaagataagacaaagtaAGATAAAGATAAACAGCTGTTCACAGTCCACCTCCGGCTCCAAATCATATCccataactgactacacattaaagtgtatagccctgccagtTGGGGACCGCTGCCTTGCTCACCTAAGCCCCCACTCAtcaccgagcgataaccctgttcattaatgtgcacatcccctcctgtggcgggttccacaaagggcggaactagggcgtgaagccactctcgcaagtgaccccactcagccgaggacgcacctctcgaacatcatcaaccatctcaacaccaacaccaaactccaatccaacaacaacaattaatcacaatatcaatcgtacaagcaattacaacacatatcttaaatcaattaaacagtaaaccgagtagggaaaccctaccttatcgttAATCCGTGAAAGtgcatccaacaactagccaGGCAAGACTCCAAGGTGAATCCTACAAGTAGTTACCATATCCTATTACTGGACTACCCCAAAAACCTAATGAAATGCAACAACAAAACAACGACTTACCTTACGACGCAGACCGAAGTTGGCAACGATGACATCCCGACTCGAAGATTCCAAGCATGGACCATTCCCCCTTCTTgggttagtgtctaggctagatgAGAGAGTGTAGAGAGGTGGATGATAggtaggagagagagagagagagagagagattaaggTTAGAAAGATAAGAGAACCGTCAAAAATGAAATAAGGTTTACGATttcgcgttttataataacgcgttaacagacgtagtactcggtcgagtaccttcatactcggtcgagtaccttcaTACTCGGACGAgtaagccatactcggtcgagtattaccactactcggccgagtatcccctactagGTTGAGTAAACCGATACGCAGGTCTCTTATCCTCTCTCATATCCCTTGCTACGGGTCTCCCCTGGTCAACCGGTCGGTCAAGgggtccttaaacagggcgggtataacagtctttccccctttaaaaaggaactttgtccccaaagttcgTCCCATACTTCCCCAACACAACGGACAACACACCTACGGAA contains the following coding sequences:
- the LOC141651337 gene encoding uncharacterized protein LOC141651337; its protein translation is MGLLETRVSLNNSADIIRKFSNYYVLNNYSHHYNGRIWFFLDTRRVTVISSQRLWDELRGLAGKVINWIILGDFNITNKRGVAAHVWSRLDRVLSNPSWLVEYPNTQVNVLPSRISDHSPLLVVVQESYKPRTQFSYLNCWVEHKEYDGVVLQAWGLPVRGSVMFRFFTRLKNVRQSLIQLHKTNFSGISKKVQEAKKDLEKCQLQLQLRPLDPILFEQEQQVLKRYLTFKKTERSSLTQRAKIQSIKYNDAPTSYYFSKIAARKHQSIIGRIKDRQGIEKFGTQEVNHAFIEYYRWLLGQKVDVNCAHMIELKGAKILTSDWEGLCKEVTETEIQSDVFSIDSNKSPGKMDFLLTSLRNHGG